One genomic window of Sphingobacterium oryzagri includes the following:
- a CDS encoding GntR family transcriptional regulator — protein MNNQDFIKSIQISDFSSTPKYIQLADAVMEGVKSSYLKQNDMLPSINELSVHLDISRDTVEKGYKHLKTAGIISSTPGKGYFVVKSNVASKQKIAFFLNKLSAHKKIVYDAFARELGNEASLDLFVYNSNISHLRTLLLNLTKQYDRYVIFPHFKEGRDQAAEVLALIPTEKLLLLGKIPDGMDGPVDAVYENYEKDIYDALEKALTPLSRYRMLKLVFPDNSDYPKAIIKGFYKFCQQYAFDHLLVGDLENTALKKGACYINLAEKDLVLILEKCIAKEYKVGRDIGIISYNETPLKKFILNGITTISTDFELMGKYAAQIIKNKAAKQLEVPFYINIRSSI, from the coding sequence ATGAACAATCAGGATTTTATTAAAAGCATTCAAATTAGTGATTTCTCGTCGACGCCTAAATATATACAACTGGCCGATGCGGTGATGGAGGGCGTAAAAAGCAGCTATTTGAAACAGAACGATATGCTGCCTTCGATCAATGAGCTGAGCGTACATCTAGACATCTCCCGAGATACGGTGGAAAAAGGTTACAAACACTTAAAGACCGCTGGTATTATCTCATCAACGCCTGGCAAAGGCTATTTTGTTGTCAAATCGAATGTGGCCAGCAAGCAAAAAATCGCTTTTTTTCTTAATAAACTAAGTGCCCATAAAAAGATTGTTTATGATGCTTTTGCGCGTGAACTGGGCAATGAAGCATCGTTAGATCTTTTTGTTTACAATAGCAATATTTCGCATTTGCGTACTTTACTGTTGAATCTCACCAAGCAGTACGATCGTTATGTAATTTTTCCACACTTTAAAGAAGGACGTGATCAGGCTGCCGAAGTCCTGGCGTTGATTCCGACAGAAAAGTTACTGTTGCTCGGAAAAATACCGGATGGTATGGATGGGCCGGTTGATGCGGTTTACGAAAACTATGAAAAAGATATTTACGATGCATTGGAAAAAGCGCTAACACCGTTATCACGCTACCGCATGCTGAAGCTCGTTTTTCCAGATAATAGCGATTACCCCAAAGCGATCATCAAAGGTTTTTATAAATTTTGTCAACAATATGCTTTCGACCATCTCCTGGTCGGCGATTTGGAAAATACAGCCCTTAAAAAAGGAGCCTGTTATATCAATCTCGCCGAGAAAGATCTGGTGTTGATTTTAGAAAAATGCATTGCAAAAGAGTATAAAGTAGGGCGTGATATTGGTATAATATCCTACAACGAAACCCCTTTGAAAAAATTCATTTTAAACGGTATTACGACAATATCGACAGATTTCGAACTCATGGGGAAGTATGCTGCTCAAATTATTAAAAATAAAGCCGCCAAACAACTAGAAGTGCCGTTTTATATCAATATCCGCTCCTCTATATAA
- a CDS encoding RagB/SusD family nutrient uptake outer membrane protein, which yields MNKRNCRLMFSVLGTIGLLSMNACSKDFLKEEQITIPDTEYLKTQAGLDDLATGVYSKLKFKYNYTWGMALFNLGVDEFTDANNPSPSFNSYSTDLNASESTYGGSNLAPLFDNMYSGIESANSLIQYVPLYYDKASSSYNTRLGEGHFMRGYFYLQLLVQFGGVPLKLTPSNGVETYFTRASEEEIFAQVVTDLKQAYDLLPATVSEFGRVTKWAAAHYLAKAQLTRASELYASWNANYINADLDAVIKYGTEVVNAHPLVSDYTQLWDYQRANGANEKVSEVVLAAQFSDDQATWGRYGNQIHLYYPSVYQDLAGTSRDISGGREFSYARATNYTMDVFDRRNDSRFWKSFITMYGSNNTATAPTWNATNAALGPAGTVAGTKRFTGGQLAIKYVVNNAGDSRYRRVAGDNTGVLKNGVMQNTHTFVRYFEGEPQAWVGQHGNNGYFGVQSRSVALSKFRDGYRVSIASQFGTRDVIMARSAEDVLMIAEAYIRKGEGEYANAIAWINRLRARAAYKEGENRAKNVDGGQAYKNNSYALGKGGGFSANGAIYWEGNSYYESNGDMAQTTAATSILINSVDDVYNSAIDGPIYAKLGASANAQKMLCFLLNERTRELCGELYRWEDLARTKTLEARWKAFNDGYVRGNTVFNANTHYYRPIPQSFLDAITNQGGASLTPAEKQALQNPGY from the coding sequence ATGAACAAAAGAAATTGCAGGTTAATGTTCTCTGTTTTAGGGACCATAGGTTTGTTGAGTATGAACGCCTGTAGCAAAGATTTTTTGAAAGAAGAGCAGATTACCATCCCAGATACCGAATATCTTAAAACACAAGCCGGTCTGGACGATTTAGCAACAGGCGTATATTCCAAATTGAAATTCAAATATAACTACACCTGGGGAATGGCACTCTTTAACTTAGGTGTCGACGAGTTTACCGACGCCAATAATCCGTCACCGAGTTTCAATAGCTATAGCACCGATTTGAATGCGTCAGAATCGACTTACGGAGGGAGTAACCTTGCGCCGCTATTTGACAACATGTACAGCGGTATCGAATCGGCCAATAGCTTGATACAGTATGTACCGTTGTATTACGATAAAGCGAGCAGCAGTTACAACACGCGGTTAGGCGAAGGACATTTTATGCGCGGCTATTTTTACTTGCAATTGCTGGTGCAATTTGGCGGCGTTCCGCTAAAATTGACACCATCAAACGGTGTAGAAACATATTTCACACGGGCTTCGGAAGAAGAAATCTTCGCGCAAGTAGTGACAGATCTGAAACAGGCTTATGATCTCTTGCCTGCTACGGTGTCAGAATTTGGACGAGTTACCAAATGGGCTGCTGCACACTATTTGGCCAAAGCACAGTTAACCAGAGCAAGCGAGCTGTATGCTTCCTGGAATGCAAATTATATCAATGCCGATCTTGATGCGGTCATCAAATACGGAACAGAGGTCGTTAATGCGCATCCGCTAGTGAGCGATTATACGCAACTCTGGGATTACCAGCGCGCAAACGGAGCAAATGAGAAAGTATCCGAAGTGGTGTTGGCTGCACAGTTTTCTGATGATCAGGCCACTTGGGGTCGCTATGGCAATCAGATTCATTTGTATTATCCATCGGTTTACCAAGATCTTGCCGGAACAAGCCGGGACATCTCGGGCGGCAGAGAGTTTTCGTACGCTCGTGCAACGAACTATACGATGGACGTGTTTGACCGAAGAAACGATTCGCGCTTTTGGAAGTCGTTTATCACGATGTATGGTAGTAACAATACCGCAACAGCGCCCACATGGAATGCAACAAATGCGGCTTTAGGCCCGGCAGGCACTGTGGCCGGAACAAAGCGATTTACCGGCGGACAATTAGCGATTAAATATGTGGTAAACAATGCGGGCGACAGCCGTTACCGGCGGGTTGCTGGCGATAACACCGGCGTATTGAAAAATGGCGTGATGCAAAACACACATACGTTTGTACGTTATTTTGAGGGCGAGCCGCAAGCTTGGGTTGGGCAACATGGCAACAATGGTTATTTCGGCGTCCAATCACGCTCAGTTGCCTTGTCGAAGTTTAGAGATGGTTATCGGGTAAGTATCGCTTCGCAGTTCGGAACGCGCGACGTCATCATGGCGCGCTCTGCCGAAGACGTGTTGATGATCGCCGAAGCCTACATCCGAAAAGGCGAGGGCGAATATGCAAACGCCATCGCCTGGATAAATAGATTGCGCGCGCGCGCAGCCTACAAAGAAGGCGAAAACCGTGCAAAAAATGTGGATGGTGGGCAAGCCTATAAAAATAACAGCTATGCTTTAGGCAAAGGCGGTGGTTTTTCAGCCAATGGCGCAATTTATTGGGAAGGAAATTCCTATTACGAATCCAATGGTGACATGGCACAAACGACTGCAGCAACGTCTATACTGATCAATTCTGTAGATGATGTATACAACTCGGCGATCGATGGGCCTATATATGCAAAGCTAGGCGCCAGCGCTAATGCACAAAAGATGCTCTGCTTTTTGTTAAATGAGCGTACCCGCGAATTGTGTGGTGAGCTGTATCGTTGGGAAGATCTGGCCCGTACAAAAACGCTGGAAGCACGCTGGAAAGCGTTTAACGATGGATACGTACGGGGAAATACCGTGTTTAATGCAAATACGCACTATTACCGGCCAATTCCGCAATCTTTCTTAGATGCCATTACCAATCAAGGTGGCGCATCGTTAACACCGGCAGAAAAGCAGGCTCTTCAAAATCCAGGCTATTAA
- a CDS encoding SusC/RagA family TonB-linked outer membrane protein codes for MLLCGVLCAAQGFSQQISLRGQVKDATTGEGLGGVTVAVKGGAARAQSGTDGNFTIDATRGAILLFTYVGYVEKEVTVGSGNTLDVQLSPSDNMLEELVVVGYGSQKRSDITGSVASVPKERLSKLPVTNVLQAIQGAVSNVNISQASSVPGDAPSTLVRGQNSMSGSTGPYIVVDGIPLTRTDGSLNDINPNDIESVEILKDPSAVAIYGVNGSNGVILITTKRGTTGTPTIRYSGYGGVEEAAHILTPVSGEELLNRYQEYARINNSALYNGGPVRNQFEYDNYINGTTTDWLDAVMQTGVIQNHNVGISGGSENARYFISTDYLNQKGILKGYNYKRYSFRANTDFTATKYLAVGTSTFIASHDRDGGRANLMQAAAMSPYARMYNEDGTLTQFPMYSEQLWTNPLLPTTLNPERREFNVTLNGYAEMNFGQIWSPLAGLKYKFNGGYTFVPKRTNEYEGESVYNFAGMGRITNQESQTYTIENILTYTKDFGVHHLDFTGLYASKSKYYQQAIAIGEVFPNDALGWGNLGSASTQKVSSVADLYRSLSQMARLNYGYDSRYMATLTVRRDGASVFGSNNKFGTFPSAAFAWNIHNESFMANTKDVINNLKWRISYGVSGNEAIGIYQTLSLMDSNPLAMGGLSNAAIRLRTQMGNGDLRWEKTAGFNTGVDFGLWNNRLSGTVEFYKTHTQDMLLQQSLPRLTGFSQVWSNLGKLENTGIDVTLTSKNVVKENFTWSTTLVFAHNKNKIVDIYGDGKDDLGNRWFIGHPVGVIYDYTKVGIWQEAEIAAGANKGWDEQAEAGAVKLADLNGDGIINNDDRSILGQRAPKWTGGLTNTFTYKDFSLNIFISTVQGTLRNNPQIGGASDEMGRRSTPAELGYWTPENQSNEWRSLSNRSNIYGYGFPSNASFTRLKDVTFSYNLPVAAASKIGIGGVTAYVSGRNLYTWTNWLGWDPEARDVPRGNSVDGVGDALNYPMVRTYVVGLNLTF; via the coding sequence ATGCTTTTATGCGGAGTACTTTGCGCTGCGCAAGGTTTTTCGCAACAAATTTCACTCAGAGGGCAGGTGAAAGACGCAACAACCGGCGAAGGGCTCGGCGGCGTTACCGTTGCCGTTAAAGGTGGAGCGGCGCGTGCACAATCCGGCACAGATGGTAACTTTACGATCGATGCGACGCGTGGCGCTATCCTACTTTTTACTTATGTAGGTTATGTTGAAAAAGAAGTAACTGTAGGCAGCGGCAACACGCTTGATGTCCAGTTAAGTCCGTCAGACAATATGCTGGAAGAGCTTGTTGTGGTGGGCTACGGCTCTCAAAAGCGTTCTGATATCACCGGTTCTGTTGCTTCGGTGCCCAAAGAGCGCTTATCAAAACTGCCCGTAACCAATGTGCTGCAGGCCATTCAAGGAGCGGTATCCAATGTTAATATTTCCCAAGCATCTTCGGTTCCGGGAGACGCGCCCAGTACGCTGGTGAGAGGCCAAAACTCGATGAGTGGATCGACAGGGCCGTATATCGTGGTCGATGGAATTCCACTGACCAGGACAGACGGGTCGCTAAACGATATTAACCCGAATGATATTGAATCGGTGGAAATCTTGAAAGATCCATCAGCCGTAGCTATTTACGGGGTAAACGGCTCCAACGGTGTTATTTTGATTACGACAAAACGCGGAACGACAGGTACGCCGACCATTCGCTACAGCGGATATGGCGGGGTGGAAGAAGCTGCGCACATATTAACGCCTGTTTCCGGAGAGGAATTGCTAAACCGCTACCAGGAATATGCACGTATAAACAATTCGGCATTGTATAATGGTGGTCCGGTTCGTAATCAATTTGAATACGATAATTATATCAATGGAACGACCACAGACTGGTTGGACGCGGTGATGCAAACCGGTGTTATCCAAAACCACAATGTTGGGATATCGGGCGGAAGTGAGAATGCGCGTTATTTTATATCAACAGATTACCTAAACCAAAAAGGTATCTTGAAAGGCTATAATTACAAACGCTACTCGTTTCGCGCAAATACCGATTTTACGGCCACCAAATATTTAGCGGTCGGAACATCTACTTTTATTGCTTCTCACGATAGAGACGGTGGACGTGCCAACTTAATGCAAGCGGCGGCTATGAGTCCTTACGCACGCATGTACAACGAGGATGGTACACTGACACAATTTCCAATGTATTCGGAGCAATTGTGGACAAACCCATTATTGCCAACCACGTTAAATCCGGAAAGAAGAGAATTTAACGTCACATTGAATGGTTACGCGGAAATGAACTTTGGACAAATTTGGTCGCCACTGGCTGGTTTGAAATACAAGTTCAATGGCGGTTATACATTTGTGCCCAAACGTACTAACGAATACGAAGGTGAGTCGGTATATAACTTTGCCGGAATGGGGCGCATTACCAATCAGGAGTCACAAACCTACACCATCGAAAACATCTTGACCTATACCAAAGATTTCGGTGTGCACCATCTGGACTTTACAGGATTGTATGCATCAAAAAGCAAATATTATCAGCAAGCTATTGCTATAGGCGAAGTTTTTCCGAATGATGCGTTAGGTTGGGGAAATTTGGGTAGTGCATCTACGCAGAAAGTTTCATCCGTAGCCGACCTTTACCGGTCGCTCTCGCAGATGGCGCGCTTGAACTATGGATACGATAGTCGCTATATGGCTACGTTAACGGTTCGCCGCGACGGAGCCTCCGTTTTCGGTAGCAACAACAAATTTGGGACGTTTCCTTCGGCGGCCTTTGCTTGGAATATCCACAACGAATCGTTTATGGCCAATACCAAAGATGTAATTAACAACTTAAAATGGCGTATATCTTACGGCGTTTCGGGTAATGAAGCGATTGGCATCTACCAAACACTTTCGTTAATGGATTCCAACCCATTAGCCATGGGCGGTTTGTCAAATGCGGCTATACGACTTCGGACACAAATGGGGAATGGCGATTTGCGATGGGAAAAGACAGCAGGTTTCAATACCGGTGTTGATTTTGGACTTTGGAATAACCGCTTAAGCGGTACGGTAGAGTTCTATAAAACGCATACGCAGGATATGCTTCTGCAACAAAGTTTGCCAAGGCTAACCGGTTTCTCACAAGTATGGAGCAATCTAGGAAAATTAGAAAATACCGGTATCGATGTAACCTTAACCTCTAAAAACGTCGTTAAAGAAAACTTCACCTGGTCTACAACGCTCGTTTTTGCGCACAATAAAAATAAAATTGTGGATATCTACGGCGATGGTAAAGATGATTTGGGTAACCGCTGGTTTATTGGGCATCCCGTTGGCGTAATTTACGATTACACGAAAGTCGGCATTTGGCAAGAGGCAGAGATCGCTGCTGGTGCGAATAAAGGTTGGGATGAGCAAGCTGAGGCTGGAGCCGTTAAATTGGCCGATTTAAATGGAGACGGTATCATTAATAACGATGATCGCTCAATATTGGGCCAACGGGCGCCAAAATGGACGGGTGGTTTAACCAATACCTTTACCTACAAAGATTTTAGTCTGAATATTTTTATCAGCACGGTGCAAGGTACGCTTCGCAATAATCCACAGATCGGTGGTGCTTCTGATGAAATGGGTAGACGTAGCACACCAGCCGAACTGGGTTATTGGACACCAGAAAACCAAAGTAATGAGTGGCGCTCGTTGAGCAATCGGTCAAATATCTACGGTTATGGCTTTCCGTCCAATGCGAGTTTCACACGGTTGAAAGATGTGACATTTAGTTACAATTTGCCCGTGGCAGCGGCTAGTAAGATCGGCATCGGCGGAGTTACTGCTTACGTGAGCGGTCGTAACTTATACACCTGGACCAATTGGTTGGGCTGGGATCCGGAAGCGCGCGATGTGCCGCGCGGAAACAGCGTAGATGGTGTTGGCGACGCCTTAAATTACCCGATGGTGCGCACCTATGTTGTTGGTTTAAACCTTACTTTTTAA
- a CDS encoding RagB/SusD family nutrient uptake outer membrane protein produces the protein MTIYKHTKIFSLLALLSLGASSCSDSYLDEKPYSNYDAGANDPSTIENQLIGLHYIYAQLWGMSGQQGFLSCWQIGMDITSAGSTQGVENPFYQYADLNSENGGVSYLWTKSYELINNANTIIKSAGEENPKAAAEARFFRAYAYNTLVTLWGDVPLLTESITVPTFNYSRTAVASIDAVIEEDLNFAVSNLPEVGSAATESRINKDMARQLAAEAFLRIGVRDASFFAKSEAMSTAIIDGAKYKLIETRYGDYLAEGGDYYRDMFRQGNMRRSEGNTEAIWTFEVELNREVNGGTIDNPQHRRIWQPGYHKWDGMVNADSLGGRGNGRLRLSNFMKYTVWRGLAGDIRNSNYNIRRTTNYNRPNFSTEIGIDAAGFRVAKDAGVRNVTIRTGDKVVPFRADSLEVWYPFPTKWGGYDPLDDFGYALVKDWPVMRFGETYLLRAEARLRQNNTAGAAADINVLRNRAFKNARTSSGNSTLGAVTAAQITLDFILDERARELIAEENRRMTLVRTGKLKERMVLNTDQGPANKITSGFQDFNTLLPIPLSEIQLNNKEGNALVQNPGYPK, from the coding sequence ATGACGATATATAAACACACAAAAATATTTTCGCTTCTTGCTTTGTTATCTCTGGGCGCAAGCTCGTGCAGCGATAGCTACCTCGATGAAAAACCCTATTCCAATTACGATGCAGGAGCGAATGATCCTTCGACTATTGAAAACCAGTTGATTGGTCTGCATTATATTTACGCTCAATTATGGGGAATGAGTGGTCAGCAAGGTTTTCTGTCCTGTTGGCAAATCGGTATGGATATTACCAGTGCCGGATCAACACAAGGTGTTGAAAACCCATTTTACCAGTATGCAGATTTAAACTCTGAAAATGGCGGCGTAAGCTACCTCTGGACAAAAAGTTATGAGCTGATCAACAATGCGAATACCATCATAAAATCGGCAGGCGAAGAAAATCCGAAAGCCGCGGCCGAGGCACGTTTCTTCCGCGCATACGCCTACAATACCTTGGTAACGCTATGGGGAGATGTGCCTTTGTTGACAGAATCTATCACCGTTCCAACATTTAATTACAGTAGAACGGCTGTAGCGAGTATTGATGCGGTTATCGAAGAAGATCTGAACTTTGCGGTTAGCAACTTGCCCGAGGTAGGCAGTGCAGCTACAGAAAGTCGGATCAATAAAGATATGGCACGTCAGCTTGCCGCCGAAGCGTTCTTGCGCATCGGCGTGCGTGATGCCAGTTTCTTCGCAAAGTCCGAGGCCATGTCGACCGCCATTATTGACGGCGCTAAATATAAGTTGATTGAAACACGCTATGGTGATTATCTTGCCGAAGGCGGCGACTATTACCGCGATATGTTTCGGCAAGGCAATATGCGCAGATCAGAAGGAAATACCGAAGCGATCTGGACGTTTGAAGTCGAATTAAACCGGGAAGTAAACGGTGGAACGATCGATAATCCGCAACATCGCCGCATATGGCAACCGGGCTACCACAAATGGGATGGCATGGTTAACGCCGACTCGCTTGGCGGACGTGGAAATGGGCGGCTACGCTTGAGTAATTTTATGAAGTATACGGTATGGCGTGGCTTGGCGGGTGATATTCGGAACAGTAATTACAATATTCGCCGAACCACAAATTACAATCGTCCTAACTTCAGCACAGAAATCGGTATCGATGCTGCTGGTTTTCGCGTGGCAAAAGATGCGGGTGTTCGTAACGTGACGATCCGCACGGGCGATAAGGTGGTGCCTTTCCGCGCCGATAGTTTGGAAGTGTGGTATCCTTTCCCTACAAAATGGGGTGGCTATGATCCGCTTGATGATTTTGGATACGCCTTGGTGAAAGATTGGCCTGTGATGCGTTTTGGTGAAACTTACCTGCTACGCGCCGAAGCACGCTTACGTCAAAATAATACTGCGGGCGCAGCCGCAGATATCAATGTCTTGCGAAATCGCGCCTTTAAAAATGCACGTACAAGTTCTGGCAATAGCACATTGGGAGCCGTGACAGCCGCGCAAATTACGCTAGACTTTATTCTGGACGAGCGCGCACGCGAGCTGATTGCAGAAGAAAATAGACGGATGACTTTAGTGCGTACCGGGAAGCTAAAAGAGCGTATGGTGCTAAACACCGATCAAGGCCCGGCCAATAAGATTACAAGCGGTTTCCAGGATTTTAATACCTTGCTACCCATTCCGCTGAGCGAAATTCAATTGAATAATAAAGAAGGAAATGCCTTGGTACAAAACCCGGGCTATCCGAAATAA
- a CDS encoding SusC/RagA family TonB-linked outer membrane protein yields MKKMTNACRIGRPWKQLLLLCSLLLLNLPTWAQTKVTGVVKDPEGNPLSGVTVQVKGSTVANTTNTNGTFEISAPAAGTLVFTMVGFAPVEQAVANRTTLSVTLTTDSELVEEVVVIGYNVVKKTDVTGSVASIGTKELKAMPVKDALQAMQGKVAGVDITSNQRPGTTGSIQIRGLRSLSANNAPLYVVDGMVLQSTGIDNINPSDIESIDILKDASATAIYGARGANGVILVTTKKGKSGRLLLNYAGTATAEKMYDVTEYMDAAAWLDYARLAKTGSTTPNYDSDFARWGSVAASWANIAKGWTQNNTVWDPSAVGNFDWGAEGRKDALSTEHTLSLSGGGESSQGYGSFGYIKQDATQPGQLYERFTSKVSFEGSPTKWFKMGTSINLAYSDQDYGYNYSRSVTGAGDYYSALRAMLPWTVPYDENGNYIRNPAAGDINIINPIRELEYNTNQRQAFVANGSFYGQFDLGEIFKPLKGLRYRLQFGPEYRHFRLGIANAAAGINGDGNNAVTYSPDRTLAWTLDNLIYYDRDFGKDHRFGLTLLQSASARNTETATMRATDVYSANELWYNIASGGFVGSYGTGLSEEQMESYMARVNYAYKDRYLIAAFVRWDGASVLAPGHQWASFPSASIGWRIDQEDFMKEVRNVNNLKLRFGAGVVGNAGVSPYQTKGLLTQNFYNWSGTTSLPGYVASDPSAANPQKMANPELGWERTTQYNFGLDYGFFNNRINGAVDFYKTYTDDLIMTMSLPSVLGFPSTLANVGKTKGWGIDLQLNTVNIEREHFQWATTLTWSKDRGEIVQLNNGRTEDVNNRWFVGQEIAVPYDFVYDGIWKTSEAEEAATYGRKPGQIRVKDISGPDGVPDGVIDGSFDRQIVGSYRPDWSGGITNTFNYKNFELSFFIYSRWGFTVNAGAATLDGRYMQRELDYFIPGENEDAEYYLPGSNGEAADTYASSMNYRDGSFIKLRNVSFGYNVPAAKLQRLGISNLKLYGQLMNPAMLYSKVDFLDTDLSSYNNNTTQAGSAITIRGAVLGLSVGF; encoded by the coding sequence ATGAAAAAAATGACGAATGCATGCCGAATCGGAAGGCCTTGGAAACAGCTGCTCTTGCTTTGCTCGCTGCTGCTGTTGAACTTACCTACCTGGGCGCAAACTAAGGTAACGGGCGTGGTCAAAGATCCGGAAGGAAATCCGCTGTCGGGCGTTACCGTACAGGTCAAAGGTAGTACAGTGGCCAATACCACCAACACTAATGGTACGTTTGAAATCAGCGCACCTGCTGCTGGTACACTCGTATTTACGATGGTGGGTTTTGCGCCTGTTGAACAAGCTGTTGCTAACCGAACGACGCTTTCCGTCACATTAACCACGGATAGCGAGTTGGTGGAAGAAGTTGTTGTTATCGGCTACAACGTGGTCAAGAAAACCGATGTGACAGGTTCTGTCGCGAGTATCGGAACCAAAGAATTAAAGGCCATGCCCGTGAAAGATGCGTTGCAAGCCATGCAGGGAAAAGTGGCTGGGGTAGATATCACATCAAACCAACGCCCGGGAACCACAGGATCTATACAAATACGGGGTTTACGCTCGTTGAGTGCAAACAATGCGCCGCTGTATGTGGTAGACGGCATGGTATTGCAATCTACCGGTATTGATAATATTAATCCCAGCGATATCGAATCCATCGATATCCTGAAAGATGCTTCGGCAACAGCGATTTATGGCGCGCGTGGTGCCAATGGTGTTATCCTCGTGACGACAAAAAAAGGAAAGAGTGGTCGCCTCTTGTTAAACTATGCCGGTACCGCAACGGCAGAGAAAATGTATGACGTCACGGAATACATGGATGCTGCGGCCTGGCTGGATTATGCGCGATTGGCTAAAACGGGCAGTACAACGCCAAACTACGATAGCGATTTTGCGCGTTGGGGATCGGTGGCGGCTTCTTGGGCAAATATTGCCAAAGGCTGGACACAAAATAACACGGTTTGGGATCCTAGTGCTGTAGGCAATTTTGATTGGGGCGCTGAAGGTCGTAAAGATGCCTTATCTACCGAGCATACGCTCAGTTTATCCGGTGGCGGAGAAAGTTCACAAGGTTACGGTTCGTTTGGTTATATCAAGCAGGACGCCACACAACCTGGGCAGCTTTATGAACGATTTACCAGTAAAGTAAGTTTTGAAGGGTCGCCCACGAAGTGGTTTAAAATGGGAACTTCCATCAATCTGGCTTACAGCGATCAAGATTATGGATATAACTATTCGCGATCGGTAACCGGGGCGGGCGATTACTACAGTGCATTGCGCGCAATGCTACCTTGGACGGTGCCATACGACGAAAATGGGAATTATATTCGGAATCCGGCAGCGGGAGATATTAATATCATTAATCCGATACGCGAATTGGAATACAATACCAATCAGCGGCAAGCTTTTGTAGCAAACGGCAGTTTCTACGGACAATTTGATCTGGGAGAAATATTCAAACCGCTGAAAGGATTGCGCTATCGGCTGCAGTTTGGTCCGGAATACCGCCATTTCCGTTTAGGTATTGCGAATGCAGCAGCAGGTATTAACGGCGACGGAAACAATGCCGTTACGTACAGTCCGGATCGCACCTTGGCCTGGACGCTAGACAATTTGATCTATTACGATCGTGATTTTGGAAAAGATCATCGCTTCGGCTTGACCTTGCTCCAGTCGGCGTCGGCCCGAAACACAGAAACGGCAACGATGCGCGCTACCGATGTCTATAGCGCAAATGAGTTGTGGTATAACATTGCTTCCGGTGGCTTTGTAGGCAGCTACGGAACCGGATTAAGCGAAGAGCAGATGGAATCATACATGGCTCGCGTTAATTACGCCTACAAAGATCGGTATTTGATCGCGGCGTTTGTGCGTTGGGATGGTGCATCGGTGTTGGCACCAGGCCATCAATGGGCGTCCTTTCCGTCTGCATCTATCGGCTGGCGGATCGATCAGGAAGACTTTATGAAAGAAGTGCGTAATGTTAATAATCTAAAACTTCGCTTTGGTGCCGGGGTTGTGGGTAATGCAGGCGTTTCGCCTTACCAAACGAAAGGACTTTTAACCCAAAACTTTTACAACTGGAGCGGAACAACGTCGCTTCCCGGTTATGTCGCGTCCGATCCGTCGGCCGCCAATCCACAAAAAATGGCTAATCCGGAATTGGGATGGGAACGTACCACACAATATAACTTTGGTTTAGATTACGGCTTTTTTAACAACCGGATAAACGGAGCTGTTGATTTCTATAAAACCTATACCGATGATCTTATCATGACCATGAGTCTACCATCTGTTCTGGGTTTTCCATCTACATTAGCAAATGTCGGTAAAACCAAAGGTTGGGGTATTGATCTACAACTGAATACCGTCAATATCGAACGTGAGCATTTTCAATGGGCAACGACCTTAACTTGGTCTAAAGATCGTGGAGAGATAGTACAACTCAACAATGGCCGTACCGAAGATGTGAACAACCGTTGGTTTGTTGGTCAGGAGATAGCGGTGCCCTACGATTTTGTGTATGACGGTATTTGGAAAACATCTGAAGCAGAAGAAGCGGCAACTTACGGTCGCAAACCTGGACAAATACGCGTAAAAGATATCAGTGGCCCCGATGGTGTGCCTGATGGCGTCATTGATGGTAGTTTCGATAGGCAGATTGTAGGCTCTTATCGTCCAGATTGGTCTGGCGGAATCACCAATACCTTTAACTACAAAAATTTTGAGCTTTCCTTCTTTATTTATTCGCGTTGGGGTTTTACTGTAAATGCCGGAGCAGCGACATTGGATGGCCGGTATATGCAGCGTGAGCTGGATTACTTTATTCCGGGTGAAAATGAAGATGCTGAATATTATCTTCCCGGATCAAACGGCGAAGCGGCTGATACCTATGCTTCCTCGATGAACTACCGCGATGGCTCTTTTATCAAATTGCGCAATGTAAGCTTTGGCTACAATGTGCCGGCGGCCAAATTACAGCGCCTAGGCATTAGCAATCTAAAGCTCTACGGACAATTGATGAATCCGGCCATGCTGTATTCCAAGGTTGACTTTTTGGATACCGATTTATCCAGTTATAATAACAATACCACACAGGCCGGTTCTGCTATTACTATACGTGGCGCTGTACTTGGTTTAAGTGTTGGTTTTTAA